Proteins co-encoded in one Prunus persica cultivar Lovell chromosome G6, Prunus_persica_NCBIv2, whole genome shotgun sequence genomic window:
- the LOC18773174 gene encoding protein SRC2 has product MECRPLEITIVSASDLKDVNMFSKMDVYAAVSVSGDPRNKKQTTKTPVAKDGGTNPKWNNYSIKFTLDDAALLHNRLTLNIKLVSERSLGDTKIGKVQIPLKELFDSLGGGDDQKKQIKHVGYSVRTSSGKPKGSINFGYKFGDKFTVPVPEAHKKTHEPVMAYPSGHPGSSSGYPPAAHAGPYPPAQAYPYPPPGGYPPPPHQQPGYGYAPPPQAGYGYPPQSGYGYPPQKPKRGGGNMALGMGAGLLGGLLIGDMIGDVGEMAAYDAGYDAGFGGDDFGGGFDF; this is encoded by the coding sequence ATGGAGTGCAGGCCTTTGGAGATAACAATCGTCTCAGCCAGCGACCTCAAGGATGTCAATATGTTCTCCAAGATGGACGTCTACGCCGCCGTTTCGGTCTCCGGCGACCCCCGCAACAAGAAGCAGACGACCAAGACCCCCGTCGCCAAAGACGGCGGCACAAACCCTAAGTGGAACAACTACTCCATCAAGTTCACTCTCGACGACGCCGCTTTGCTCCACAACCGCCTCACTCTCAACATCAAGCTCGTCTCCGAGCGCAGCTTGGGCGACACCAAGATCGGCAAAGTCCAAATCCCCCTCAAGGAGCTCTTCGACAGCTTGGGCGGCGGTGATGATCAGAAGAAGCAGATCAAGCACGTCGGTTACAGCGTTCGAACTTCCAGTGGGAAGCCCAAAGGATCCATCAATTTCGGGTACAAATTTGGGGACAAGTTCACAGTTCCTGTTCCTGAGGCCCATAAGAAAACCCATGAGCCCGTGATGGCTTACCCATCTGGGCATCCCGGGTCAAGCTCCGGGTACCCGCCTGCGGCCCATGCGGGTCCGTATCCGCCTGCCCAAGCTTACCCGTACCCGCCGCCTGGTGGGTACCCACCACCGCCTCATCAGCAGCCGGGTTATGGGTACGCACCACCGCCGCAGGCCGGGTACGGTTACCCGCCTCAGTCAGGCTATGGGTACCCGCCGCAGAAGCCTAAGAGGGGAGGAGGCAACATGGCGCTTGGCATGGGAGCTGGACTGTTGGGTGGTTTGTTGATTGGAGATATGATTGGAGATGTTGGTGAGATGGCTGCCTATGATGCTGGGTATGATGCTGGGTTTGGTGGTGATGACTTTGGCGGTGGCTTTGATTTCTAG
- the LOC18772628 gene encoding protein SRC2, whose translation MARRPLEITIVSASDLKDVNMFSKMDVYAAVSVSGDPGNKKQKTPVAKDGGTNPKWNNYSIKFTLDDAALLDNRLTLNIELVSERSLGDTKIGSVQIPLKELFDSLGGGDYQKKQIKYVGYSVQTSSGKPKGSINFGYKFGHPRSSSGYSLEKQKPKPRSSSGYSLEKQYSLEKQKPKPPSDSRNEFEFELPKMKMKERF comes from the coding sequence ATGGCGCGCAGGCCTTTGGAGATAACAATCGTCTCAGCCAGCGACCTCAAGGATGTCAATATGTTCTCCAAGATGGACGTCTACGCCGCCGTTTCGGTCTCCGGCGACCCCGGCAACAAGAAGCAGAAGACCCCCGTCGCCAAAGACGGCGGCACAAACCCTAAGTGGAACAACTACTCCATCAAGTTCACTCTCGACGACGCCGCTTTGCTCGACAACCGCCTCACCCTCAACATCGAGCTCGTCTCCGAGAGAAGCTTGGGCGACACCAAAATCGGCTCAGTCCAAATCCCCCTCAAGGAGCTCTTCGACAGCTTGGGCGGCGGTGATTATCAGAAGAAGCAGATCAAGTACGTCGGTTACAGCGTTCAAACTTCCAGTGGGAAGCCCAAAGGATCCATCAATTTCGGGTACAAATTTGGGCATCCCAGGTCAAGCTCCGGGTACTCGCTGGAGAAGCAGAAGCCTAAGCCCAGGTCAAGCTCCGGGTACTCGCTGGAGAAGCAGTACTCGCTGGAGAAGCAGAAGCCTAAGCCCCCGTCTGATTCAcggaatgaatttgaatttgaacttcccaagatgaaaatgaaagaaagattCTGA
- the LOC18775569 gene encoding uncharacterized protein LOC18775569, giving the protein MNNDFELDGKSGATVEVEEARARVSEGGAGSSKDEARVSTMEFDSGAPESEAGDSRVSRGGRSEEDRARVRVSPESDVRNVDKVMESKGSGIQLEKASVFVFHDDQEDVFDIGRVEIDEDYEKFDNENDEDDRADAEKDKSYEHRSLLSEFDEFVANEKSGVALGTSRALSYGFEVGDLVWGKVKSHPWWPGHIFNEAFASSQVRRTRREGHVLVAFFGDSSYGWFDPAELIPFDPHFAEKSLQTNHRTFVKAVEEAVDEANRRCGVGLACKCRNPYNFRATSVQGYFVVDVPDYEPGAVYSENQIKKVRDSFKPSEILSFLKQLAVLPHGDDQKSLNFNKNKATAFAFRKAVFEEYDETYAQAFGVHQGRSSRKLVAPVDPPRAPLSGPLVIAEVLGGRKNATKPMKVKDHSKKDKYVFKRRDEPSNLKTHLTSQGQASSSAPFAGLEGSIPLVDGDYTVQKRAPAVSTKTRVPAKHEQTDFIGRSSTVSNTDVYGKEAVIIDQATANSSLTTQDVTNDAKPSLDKERGALQEVKDGGTSTECLDLFGEGTKQRTKDGTSQPLKQEAEGLVEIKCEESAKLSGSHENFQQPSSSLKKVEGGYELNQVRDGRGVGDPSSVEAKSSGGMKAIGGVKKAKVLKRRAEDLRTEDSMMGDNRKKKKKKQLGSEASFRNPQKPLTSGKVHSSGSKVAGNSKDAGLAPREDIQVEHHKKDVVASNNSSETVGKFSIVGLGDVELELPQLVSDLQALALDPFHGFETNSPAIVRQFFLHFRSLVYQKSLVLSPPSETEPVEVRSSKSPSGVKASDISPTEQVRDLPFSKAAKPMFRSDDPTIAGRKRAPSDRQGDIAAKRSKKISDLKTLAAEKKASQRALESKRVEAKESAVPLLRRSIKPGFAKKTEPASKAVEPTMLVMKFPPKISLPSPAELKAKFARFGPMDQSGLRVFWKSATCRVVFLHKSDAQAALKFATANSSLFGNFSVRCQIREVGGPEVPDSGKGDNPSEIPRVKDSSVGQSPAMASALRQQQQALLPQSAVQLKSILKKSSGEEQGGQVTTGGNGNSKGTARVKFMLGGEESSRSTDQFMMAGNRNNFNNNNSSASFADGGAAAHSSSTSSIAMDFNTRNFQKVNAPPTFSSSPPILPPPLGPPLPPQYAKPPHNKFPQHHSEMAPPRNSQHLNTPTAFPSAPSVDISHQMLSLLTRCNDVVANVKGLLGYVPYHPL; this is encoded by the exons ATGAACAACGATTTCGAATTGGACGGAAAATCAGGTGCCACTGTAGAGGTTGAGGAAGCTAGAGCTAGGGTTTCCGAAGGCGGTGCTGGTAGCTCAAAAGATGAAGCTAGGGTTTCAACAATGGAGTTCGATTCAGGAGCTCCGGAGAGCGAGGCTGGTGATTCTCGGGTTTCCAGAGGCGGAAGATCTGAGGAGGATAGggctagggttagggttagTCCGGAGAGTGACGTTCGGAATGTAGATAAAGTGATGGAATCGAAGGGCTCTGGAATTCAGTTGGAAAAAGCGAGTGTCTTTGTATTCCATGATGATCAGGAGGATGTATTTGACATTGGAAGGGTCGAAATCGACGAGGATTATGAAAAATTTGATAATgaaaatgatgaagatgacCGTGCAGATGCGGAGAAGGATAAGTCTTATGAGCACCGGTCTTTGTTATCTGAGTTTGATGAGTTTGTGGCTAATGAGAAGAGTGGAGTAGCTCTTGGAACGTCGAGGGCACTTAGCTATGGGTTCGAAGTGGGTGATTTGGTGTGGGGAAAGGTAAAATCTCATCCATGGTGGCCGGGACACATATTTAACGAGGCATTTGCATCGTCTCAGGTGCGCCGGACACGAAGGGAAGGTCATGTGTTGGTGGCTTTCTTTGGTGATAGTAGCTATGGGTGGTTCGACCCAGCTGAGCTTATCCCATTTGATCCCCATTTTGCTGAGAAATCTCTGCAGACGAATCACAGGACCTTTGTGAAGGCTGTGGAAGAGGCTGTTGATGAGGCGAATCGCAGGTGTGGAGTTGGTTTGGCTTGTAAATGTAGGAATCCCTATAATTTCCGGGCCACAAGTGTGCAAGGGTACTTTGTTGTTGATGTGCCAGATTATGAGCCGGGAGCAGTTTATTCTGAGAATCAGATTAAGAAGGTGAGGGATAGTTTTAAGCCGAGTGAGATCTTGTCTTTCTTAAAGCAGTTGGCCGTGTTACCACACGGTGATGATCAGAAGAGCCTTAACTTTAATAAGAATAAGGCTACTGCATTTGCATTTCGTAAGGCTGTGTTTGAAGAGTATGATGAGACCTATGCTCAGGCATTCGGAGTGCATCAAGGACGCTCTTCTCGTAAACTAGTTGCCCCAGTGGACCCACCTCGAG CTCCCTTGAGTGGTCCATTGGTGATTGCTGAGGTTCTGGGTGGGCGGAAGAATGCCACGAAACCCATGAAAGTCAAGGATCATTCAAAGAAAGACAAATACGTTTTCAAACGGAGAGATGAACCCAGTAACTTGAAAACCCATCTAACTAGCCAGGGCCAAGCTAGTTCCTCAGCCCCATTTGCTGGCTTGGAGGGATCAATACCATTAGTAGATGGGGATTATACGGTACAGAAGAGGGCTCCAGCTGTCTCTACAAAGACTCGGGTTCCAGCAAAACATGAACAGACTGATTTTATCGGCCGCAGTTCTACAGTTTCAAATACGGATGTATATGGGAAAGAAGCTGTAATCATAGATCAGGCAACAGCAAACAGCTCTCTCACCACCCAAGATGTTACTAATGATGCAAAGCCATCTCTTGACAAGGAAAGAGGGGCTCTGCAGGAAGTAAAAGACGGAGGTACAAGCACAGAATGTCTTGATTTATTTGGGGAAGGGACCAAGCAACGTACAAAAGATGGTACATCACAACCTTTAAAGCAGGAAGCTGAGGGTTTGGTTGAGATTAAATGTGAAGAGAGTGCAAAATTGTCTGGATcacatgaaaattttcaacaacCTTCTAGTTCTTTGAAGAAAGTGGAAGGAGGTTATGAATTGAATCAAGTTCGCGATGGTCGTGGTGTTGGAGATCCTTCCTCAGTTGAGGCAAAGAGTTCAGGTGGGATGAAAGCTATTGGTGGAGTGAAAAAAGCAAAGGTTCTTAAACGGCGTGCAGAGGATTTGCGCACTGAAGACTCTATGATGGGGGAtaacaggaaaaagaaaaagaagaaacagttAGGTTCTGAAGCAAGCTTCAGAAACCCACAGAAGCCTTTGACTTCTGGAAAGGTACATTCCTCAGGGAGTAAAGTTGCAGGAAATTCCAAGGATGCAGGTTTGGCTCCAAGAGAGGACATCCAGGTAGAACATCATAAGAAAGATGTTGTTGCCAGTAATAACTCGTCTGAAACTGttggaaaattttcaattgttgGCCTGGGAGATGTGGAGCTTGAACTACCACAACTGGTAAGTGATTTGCAAGCCCTTGCCCTTGATCCTTTTCATGGTTTTGAAACAAACAGCCCTGCAATTGTTCGGCAGTTCTTTCTGCACTTCCGGTCCCTTGTCTACCAGAAAAGCTTGGTTCTGTCACCACCCTCCGAGACTGAACCTGTTGAAGTTCGCTCCTCTAAATCTCCATCTGGTGTCAAAGCCTCTGACATATCGCCTACTGAGCAAGTCAGAGATTTGCCATTCTCAAAGGCAGCAAAACCCATGTTCAGATCCGATGACCCTACCATAGCTGGGCGGAAGCGTGCCCCATCTGACCGTCAAGGAGATATCGCAGCTAAGAGGTCCAAGAAAATTAGTGATCTGAAAACGTTGGCTGCAGAGAAGAAGGCCAGTCAGAGAGCTTTAGAATCCAAGCGTGTGGAGGCCAAAGAATCAGCAGTACCGCTTCTGCGAAGGTCAATCAAGCCAGGTTTTGCGAAGAAAACAGAGCCTGCATCAAAGGCAGTTGAGCCCACAATGCTGGTGATGAAGTTCCCTCCCAAAATATCTCTACCATCACCAGCAGAACTGAAGGCAAAGTTTGCACGATTTGGGCCTATGGATCAGTCCGGTCTCCGTGTCTTTTGGAAGTCCGCAACATGCCGGGTTGTCTTTCTGCACAAATCTGATGCACAAGCAGCATTGAAGTTTGCTACTGCAAACAGCTCACTTTTTGGCAACTTTAGTGTGAGGTGCCAAATTCGAGAAGTGGGTGGTCCTGAAGTTCCAGATTCCGGCAAGGGCGACAATCCCAGTGAGATCCCGCGGGTTAAGGATTCATCAGTGGGGCAGTCACCGGCAATGGCATCTGCACTCAGACAGCAGCAGCAGGCTCTTCTTCCACAGAGTGCAGTCCAGCTCAAGTCGATTCTGAAGAAGTCGTCGGGCGAGGAGCAGGGAGGGCAGGTAACTACCGGTGGCAATGGAAATAGTAAAGGAACTGCACGTGTAAAATTCATGTTAGGTGGGGAAGAAAGTAGTAGAAGTACTGATCAATTCATGATGGCTGGTAATAGAAATAacttcaacaacaacaacagcagtGCTAGTTTTGCTGATGGTGGTGCTGCTGCacattcttcttctacttCATCTATTGCTATGGATTTTAATACTAGGAACTTTCAAAAGGTCAATGCTCCTCCAACTTTTTCATCATCGCCTCCTATACTTCCTCCGCCCCTTGGTCCTCCACTTCCTCCTCAATATGCAAAGCCCCCGCATAATAAATTTCCACAACACCATTCAGAAATGGCACCACCCAGAAATAGTCAACATCTCAACACACCCACTGCATTTCCAAGTGCACCCAGCGTCGATATTTCACACCAGATGCTAAGCCTGTTGACTAGGTGCAACGATGTCGTAGCCAACGTCAAGGGCTTGCTTGGCTATGTGCCGTACCATCCTCTTTGA
- the LOC18775000 gene encoding acyl-CoA-binding domain-containing protein 4 — translation MAMARASSGLQYPERFYAAASYAGFDGSPRSSSKAVRSKFNSESALILYALYQQATVGPCNTPEPSAWNAIEKSKWSSWKKLADMASTEAMRLFVKILEEEDPGWYSRASNFVSDPVVDVQMNQSSNVHPVVENGNSFPETKTISTENGSIVEAQDKDVVSEGFGSIGVYDQWIAPPISGHRPKSRYEHGAAVIQDKMYIYGGNHNGRYLNDLHALDLRSWSWSKIEAKAGAESLESPSPVTVTARAGHSLISWENQLISIAGHTKDPSDSIEVKAFDLQTCTWSFLKTYGKPPASRGGQSVSLVGGGLVIFGGQDAKRTLLNDLHILDLETMTWDEIDAIGVPPSPRSDHTAAVHADRYLLIFGGGSHATCYNDLHVLDLQTMEWSRPTQQGEIPTARAGHAGVTVGENWFIVGGGDNKSGASETVVLNMSTLVWSVVTTVEGRIPVASEGLSLAVGSYNGEDVLVSFGGYNGRYNNEVNVLKPSHKSTLQSKMIETPVPDSVSAVLNATNGTRDVESEFEAGQEGKIREIVMDNVESDLMKARGKSTNEHLIATLKAEKEELESSLSKEKVQTLQLKQELAEAETRNTDLYKELQSVRGQLASEQSRCFKLEVELAELRQKLQTMEALQKELELLQRQKAASEQAALNAKRQSSGGVWGWLAGTPGNEKADDA, via the exons atggctATGGCTCGAGCGAGCTCGGGGCTCCAATACCCCGAGCGGTTTTACGCGGCGGCCTCGTACGCTGGCTTCGACGGATCTCCTCGTTCCTCCTCCAAAGCCGTCCGCTCCAAGTTCAACTCCGAGTCCGCTCTCATACTCTATGCTTTGTACCAGCAG GCTACAGTAGGGCCTTGCAACACACCTGAACCTAGTGCTTGGAATGCTATTGAGAAAAGCAAATGGAGCAG CTGGAAGAAGCTTGCAGACATGGCTTCCACTGAAGCAATGCGTCtttttgtgaaaatattaGAG GAAGAAGATCCAGGTTGGTATTCAAGAGCATCAAACTTTGTTTCAGATCCTGTGGTAGATGTACAAATGAAT CAAAGTTCAAATGTTCACCCAGTTGTCGAGAATGGGAACTCTTTCCCTGAGACCAAGACAATCTCCACTGAAAATGGGAGCATAGTGGAAGCTCAGGATAAAGATGTTGTCTCTGAAGGCTTTGGTTCAATTGGTGTTTATGATCAATGGATTGCACCTCCAATATCTGGCCATCGTCCGAAATCCCGATATGAG CATGGAGCAGCAGTTATTCAAGACAAGATGTACATATATGGTGGAAACCACAATGGTCGCTACCTAAATGATCTCCAT GCCTTGGATTTGAGGAGTTGGAGTTGGTCAAAGATTGAGGCCAAAGCTGGGGCTGAGTCACTTGAGTCACCATCTCCAGTAACAGTAACCGCACGTGCTGGTCATTCCTTG ATATCATGGGAGAATCAACTTATTTCAATTGCTGGACATACAAAGGATCCTTCTGATTCTATTGAGG TGAAGGCATTTGATCTACAAACTTGCACGTGGTCATTCTTAAAGACTTATGGAAAACCaccg GCATCACGTGGGGGTCAATCTGTGTCCCTTGTTGGAGGTGGCTTGGTGATTTTTGGGGGACAAGATGCAAAGAGAACTCTCTTGAATGACCTGCATATTCTTGACCTAGAAACAATGACCTGGGATGAGATTGATGCCAT AGGGGTGCCTCCTTCTCCAAGGTCTGATCACACTGCTGCTGTTCATGCTGACCGCTACCTCCTTATCTTTGGTGGGGGTTCCCATGCCACTTGTTACAATGATCTGCATGTCCTTGATTTGCAAACT ATGGAATGGTCAAGACCCACACAACAGGGTGAGATACCAACTGCACGGGCTGGACATGCAGGTGTAACAGTTGGGGAGAATTGGTTCATagttggtggtggtgacaACAAGAGTG GGGCTTCAGAAACTGTTGTCCTAAATATGTCTACACTTGTTTGGTCTGTTGTAACTACTGTTGAAGGGCGCATTCCTGTTGCTAGTGag GGACTAAGTTTGGCCGTAGGTTCTTACAATGGTGAAGATGTACTTGTATCATTTGGAGGGTACAATGGGCGTTACAACAATGAG GTTAACGTTCTTAAACCAAGCCACAAGTCAACCTTGCAATCAAAGATGATAGAAACTCCTGTGCCAGACAGTGTTTCTGCTGTGCTTAATGCCACAAATGGTACCAGAGATGTGGAGTCTGAGTTTGAAGCAGGGcaagaaggaaaaattagGGAAATCGTTATGGACAATGTTGAGTCAGATCTCATG AAAGCAAGAGGCAAGAGTACCAATGAACATCTTATAGCAACCCTCAAAGCAGAGAAAGAAGAATTAGAATCATCACTAAGCAAGGAGAAAGTACAAACTCTCCAATTAAAGCAAGAGTTAGCAGAAGCAGAGACTCGAAACACTGACCTGTACAAG GAGCTTCAATCTGTACGTGGCCAACTTGCATCTGAGCAGTCAAGATGTTTCAAACTTGAG GTTGAACTTGCAGAACTTCGACAGAAGCTGCAAACAATGGAGGCATTGCAGAAAGAACTTGAACTCCTCCAGCGACAAAAGGCTGCATCCGAACAAGCAGCTTTGAATGCTAAAAGGCAGAGCTCAGGCGGTGTTTGGGGCTGGCTTGCTGGAACACCTGGTAATGAAAAAGCGGACGATGCCTAA